The Obesumbacterium proteus DNA window GGCTGCTCACGCTCAACCAGTTCCGCGATAACCGGCATGTGATAGCGTTCTTTATACGATACGCCAGCTGCGGCTAAGTCGACATTAACTTTGTCCATCTCTTCCTGAGGAAGATCGGCTAGATTGAAACTCATATGACCTCCTGTTGCGTCGGCTTCATTATTCCAGAATGTGTCGTTTGACTCTATGGCTTATTGCCAATGAAAGCAGGGTTGTAGCGTCGAAAGCTGTCTCAGACGTGGATGCTACAGAGACAAACCAACGAAATATCAAATCTAATACTGCAATATATTTAATTATTACTGAACTGATTAAGATGATATGT harbors:
- a CDS encoding DNA polymerase III subunit theta, with amino-acid sequence MSFNLADLPQEEMDKVNVDLAAAGVSYKERYHMPVIAELVEREQPEHLRAYFRERLAYYRTLRIDTLPYEPPMK